Sequence from the Terriglobales bacterium genome:
CTTGGCCAGGAAGCGCGCCTTCTCGACTTCGAATCCTTCCAGCAATTGTGGGAGCCGCTCTCGACCATAGACTCGATGCCATGGTTTGTGAACGGTGTCTATTCCCACTGGGACAGTCAACAGCACCACTCCGTCGTAAGAAAGCAGCGAACGGATCTTCTGCATCGCCTTAAGGTCGGCGTCCGGTGCATAAGTCGACCCGTAACGGCCTTCCAGGCCAAAGTGCTCAATCGCGGAACACGCCACAATGACGTCGAAAGCGGGCTGCAGTTGGAGCTGGTTGAAGTCTCCGTGGATAAACGTAAACCCGCTGACCTCTTGCGTGATACGCGTATCGAAATCGACGCCAGTTACCTCGTATCCCCGCGCCAGCATCGCAGGCAGCACTGGTGACTCGCCACAGCCGATCTCCAGAGCTCGCTTGCGCCCTTCAGGGAGGTTCACACAAATCCAGCCCCAGTCGATGATCTTCTCCCCCGCTAGGTCAAATCCACCTTTCGGGGGCCGTGGCTCGCCTCGGAGCCATGCTCGTATGCCGAAATTGCTATCGACACGTTTCGCGAACTGGCCAATTGCCTGGCCGATGGGAATGCTGGGAACAGTAGGCATCAAAGGTGAGATGCGGTTTGGGAGATATTGTGCTGCTCTCGCCAGACTGGACGGCGGCGCCACTCCAAGACGGGCCAATCTGACCGGAGCCCGGGCTTCTTTCTCAACCCAGCCAAGGTGCTTGTGACGTTTATCACAGCCACGAGGTAGTATTAGGAGTAAGGATATCTCATGCGTTTTTGGCGCAGATCGATTTCGGCGACTGTTATGGCGGCAATCGTACTTCTGCCGTTCCTGTCGATGGCGATGTGTGTGCCTCAAGTAAACGCGCCTATGCAGTGCCCGCCGGATTGCCCGATGATGGCCAAAATCAATATGGGTCATCACG
This genomic interval carries:
- a CDS encoding DUF268 domain-containing protein, whose amino-acid sequence is MPTVPSIPIGQAIGQFAKRVDSNFGIRAWLRGEPRPPKGGFDLAGEKIIDWGWICVNLPEGRKRALEIGCGESPVLPAMLARGYEVTGVDFDTRITQEVSGFTFIHGDFNQLQLQPAFDVIVACSAIEHFGLEGRYGSTYAPDADLKAMQKIRSLLSYDGVVLLTVPVGIDTVHKPWHRVYGRERLPQLLEGFEVEKARFLAKQPRGPWYETSANEALDHPIVLERYALGELMLKRK